Proteins found in one Methanobacterium sp. Maddingley MBC34 genomic segment:
- a CDS encoding homoserine acetyltransferase (PFAM: alpha/beta hydrolase fold~TIGRFAM: homoserine O-acetyltransferase) encodes MLKPQYHILKDFQFESGEVLPELKLEYATQGIKKLDNEGNITNAFIYLHGWSGDYTSVENLKSVIGPGKAIDTNHYYVISPTALGAPGSSAPSTSPLKTEFPRYNIKDMVKAHYQLITRGLGIKHLKGIMGTSMGGFQALNWGIEYPDFLDFLILNGTSHRISNRMFGVYDLMNQIIKDDSGYENGNYTENPAKVMEKSAYLSFLWSLSPENYEECFQSTNEFSDGVGERKKDAYDWDANDLVWRNHALLGHELGDKIDKICVPSLILAIKQDQIVDFNYCVQPMYERLDNSQLFSYDSIWGHYGCVRDIQKVEPALKKFMEMI; translated from the coding sequence TTGCTCAAACCACAGTATCATATTTTAAAAGATTTCCAGTTTGAATCAGGGGAAGTTCTCCCTGAGCTGAAGCTGGAATACGCCACACAGGGAATTAAAAAGCTGGATAATGAGGGAAATATAACTAACGCCTTCATCTACCTCCATGGCTGGAGTGGGGATTACACCTCGGTGGAAAACCTTAAAAGTGTAATAGGTCCTGGAAAGGCCATAGACACCAATCATTATTACGTGATCAGCCCCACTGCACTGGGAGCACCAGGATCATCTGCCCCATCCACATCACCCCTGAAAACGGAATTTCCCAGGTACAACATAAAAGACATGGTAAAGGCCCATTATCAGCTAATAACCAGGGGTTTGGGGATTAAACATCTTAAGGGCATTATGGGCACATCCATGGGTGGTTTCCAGGCTCTTAACTGGGGAATTGAGTATCCTGATTTTTTAGATTTCCTGATACTCAATGGAACCAGTCACAGAATCTCCAACCGGATGTTCGGAGTTTATGATCTTATGAATCAGATAATCAAGGATGATTCTGGATATGAAAATGGTAATTACACTGAAAATCCTGCTAAAGTAATGGAAAAATCAGCTTACCTCAGTTTTCTCTGGTCTTTATCCCCTGAAAATTATGAGGAATGTTTCCAGTCTACTAATGAATTCTCTGATGGAGTGGGTGAGCGGAAGAAGGATGCTTATGATTGGGATGCCAATGACCTGGTGTGGAGAAACCATGCCCTTTTAGGGCATGAGTTGGGTGATAAGATAGATAAAATCTGTGTTCCTTCCCTGATACTTGCCATAAAGCAGGATCAGATAGTTGATTTCAATTATTGTGTGCAGCCTATGTATGAAAGACTGGATAATTCACAACTTTTCAGTTACGATTCAATTTGGGGACACTATGGTTGTGTTAGGGATATTCAAAAAGTAGAACCTGCACTTAAAAAGTTCATGGAAATGATTTAA
- a CDS encoding DNA helicase, Rad3 (PFAM: Type III restriction enzyme, res subunit): MDNGFFCDKCGMIKDRCICNSGSVENTIQAKTPKISSSRINAIKRAYPHIDEDIIEKFPFASPREGQLEIISEIRDAIDEGYSNIILEAGTGTGKSVVATTLARLYHPAYILTMTKQLQSQYAAEFGYPMVKGRGNFLCQNENLEFSCDQGTCQTIPSTQKFACDYGISKSPFGGEVHAFQDAFGSPLYFRSNNRCRYWDQKAHAAESSITLMNYDYALLELNYVKHFGKRDLMVLDEAHNLENKLMQRLEVNLYNRRLQREIKKTIPQSMLQHNEPQEWILFVESLYEDYQDINIKQIPKNQADRVNRMKMNLSELSRNLEETPDNWVVDTSPGGVSFKPLRVNTYANDRLLNHADIRLFMSATILDQDLFCQWLGIEPEETYHLEIKSIFPPSSRPVHLKLVGNMSHRLIKRTAPKTIPVLEKIIEHHKYERGLIHTHNYKCQEYIIKHLKNPRLMGHNSKNREHVLNRFEHSNDPRVLVSPSMSEGVDLPYEKCQFQVIYKIPFPYLGDPQINQRKQQDPSWYAYKTIMTLLQAYGRGMRAEDDYCETYILDGNFRMLLRNKLYRELVPSFFKDAIQRE, translated from the coding sequence ATGGATAACGGCTTTTTCTGTGACAAGTGCGGAATGATAAAAGACCGCTGCATATGTAACTCTGGAAGTGTTGAAAACACCATCCAGGCTAAAACTCCCAAAATATCATCATCAAGAATCAACGCCATTAAAAGGGCTTATCCCCATATTGACGAGGACATAATTGAAAAGTTCCCCTTCGCATCACCCAGAGAAGGGCAGCTGGAGATAATATCAGAAATCAGGGATGCCATAGATGAGGGCTACTCTAACATAATCCTGGAAGCCGGTACTGGAACCGGTAAGTCAGTGGTGGCCACCACCCTTGCCCGACTTTACCATCCGGCTTACATACTCACCATGACCAAGCAGCTCCAGTCCCAGTACGCTGCAGAGTTTGGTTACCCCATGGTGAAGGGCCGTGGAAACTTCCTGTGCCAGAACGAGAACCTGGAGTTTTCATGCGACCAGGGAACCTGCCAGACCATTCCCAGCACCCAGAAATTCGCCTGTGATTATGGTATCAGCAAGTCTCCCTTTGGTGGGGAGGTGCACGCTTTTCAGGATGCCTTCGGAAGCCCCCTGTATTTCCGTTCCAACAACCGGTGCCGTTACTGGGATCAAAAAGCCCATGCAGCAGAAAGCTCCATAACCCTGATGAATTATGATTACGCACTCCTGGAGCTTAACTATGTGAAACACTTCGGGAAAAGGGACCTGATGGTCCTGGATGAGGCCCATAACCTGGAGAACAAGCTCATGCAGCGCCTGGAGGTTAACCTCTACAACCGCAGGCTGCAGCGTGAAATTAAAAAGACCATACCTCAAAGTATGCTGCAGCACAATGAACCCCAGGAATGGATACTCTTTGTGGAATCACTCTACGAGGACTACCAGGACATCAATATTAAACAGATCCCCAAAAACCAGGCCGACCGGGTTAACCGGATGAAAATGAACCTTAGTGAGCTTTCACGGAACCTGGAGGAAACTCCAGATAACTGGGTGGTGGACACCAGCCCAGGAGGAGTTTCCTTCAAACCACTCCGGGTTAACACCTATGCCAACGACCGGCTGCTTAACCACGCAGATATAAGGCTGTTCATGAGTGCCACCATCCTGGATCAGGACCTGTTCTGCCAGTGGCTGGGCATTGAACCTGAAGAAACCTACCACCTGGAAATTAAGAGTATCTTCCCCCCATCATCCCGCCCAGTTCACCTTAAACTGGTGGGTAACATGTCCCATCGCCTGATTAAACGTACCGCCCCCAAGACCATCCCGGTACTGGAGAAGATCATTGAACACCATAAATATGAGAGAGGATTGATACACACTCATAACTACAAGTGTCAGGAGTACATCATCAAACACTTAAAAAATCCCCGTTTAATGGGCCATAATTCCAAAAACAGGGAGCATGTGCTGAATCGTTTTGAACACAGCAATGACCCCCGGGTGCTGGTGAGTCCTTCCATGAGTGAAGGGGTGGATCTGCCCTATGAAAAGTGCCAGTTCCAGGTTATCTACAAGATACCATTCCCCTACCTGGGAGATCCCCAGATCAACCAGCGCAAACAGCAGGACCCCTCATGGTATGCGTATAAAACCATTATGACACTCCTCCAAGCCTATGGTCGTGGAATGCGAGCCGAAGATGATTACTGTGAGACCTACATCTTAGATGGGAACTTCCGCATGTTGCTTCGGAACAAACTTTACCGGGAACTGGTGCCCAGCTTCTTCAAGGATGCCATACAGAGGGAATAA
- a CDS encoding putative flavoprotein (PFAM: Metallo-beta-lactamase superfamily) has product MKAESEKIGEGVYWVGVLDWDIRKYHGYTLNGTTYNAYLVFGNDKVALIDNAYPGNYQELMARVEDAFEKEGKEVKVDVIVQNHVEKDHSGVLPELHRKFPEAPIYCTEIAVKGLLKHFPALEGANFIEVGTGDALELGGKTLAFLDAFLLHWPDSMFTLLVEQGILFPNDAFGQHLCYPQRFDHEIPEHILMDGTQKFYANLI; this is encoded by the coding sequence ATGAAAGCAGAGTCAGAAAAAATTGGTGAAGGCGTATACTGGGTAGGAGTTTTGGACTGGGACATAAGAAAGTACCATGGATACACCCTAAACGGAACTACCTACAATGCATATCTTGTATTCGGGAACGACAAAGTGGCTTTAATTGACAACGCCTACCCTGGTAACTATCAGGAGCTCATGGCCAGGGTGGAAGATGCATTCGAAAAAGAAGGCAAAGAAGTCAAGGTTGACGTAATAGTACAAAACCACGTTGAAAAAGACCACAGTGGAGTTCTCCCTGAATTGCACCGAAAATTCCCAGAAGCACCAATTTACTGCACAGAAATTGCAGTTAAAGGTTTACTGAAACATTTCCCTGCACTGGAAGGTGCAAACTTCATTGAAGTGGGAACTGGAGATGCACTGGAACTGGGCGGAAAAACCCTGGCATTTTTAGATGCATTCCTACTGCACTGGCCAGACAGCATGTTCACCCTCCTGGTAGAACAGGGAATACTATTCCCCAACGATGCATTTGGACAGCACCTCTGCTACCCCCAGAGGTTCGACCATGAAATACCAGAACACATCCTGATGGATGGCACCCAGAAGTTCTATGCCAACCTCATCA
- a CDS encoding putative hydrocarbon binding protein (contains V4R domain) (PFAM: Bacterial regulatory protein, arsR family; V4R domain): MANANTESRIKIFSTKTGVNVVQSPIKAQILSILKEGGLSGSQIVSSTKRSKSTISAHLQDLEDAGIIDWVIDPEDRRRKIYYINSKFLGDLSSPQEIKDDMSNFLEEYVVQADDPFKFFRYMFRTIRVALLDEGINIDPILHNAGVKVGQTFYKKLEGQDINDLVRNLASFWETNKLGNIEIKSMNPIIIQAYDCFECEDLPQLGRPVCAFDSGLLEGIFSNYYGQKVEAEETKCYAQGDDFCQFVIKPQKTDA, translated from the coding sequence ATGGCTAATGCAAACACTGAAAGCCGGATCAAAATATTTTCAACTAAAACTGGAGTGAATGTGGTTCAAAGCCCCATAAAAGCACAAATTCTCTCCATTCTTAAAGAAGGAGGTTTGAGTGGATCCCAGATCGTTTCTTCCACCAAAAGATCCAAATCCACTATCTCCGCACACCTGCAGGATCTGGAGGATGCCGGAATAATAGACTGGGTAATAGACCCTGAAGACCGACGAAGGAAAATTTATTATATAAACTCTAAATTTCTGGGAGACCTATCATCCCCCCAGGAAATAAAGGATGATATGAGTAATTTCCTAGAAGAGTATGTCGTCCAAGCCGATGACCCATTTAAATTCTTCCGTTACATGTTCAGAACCATTAGAGTAGCATTATTAGATGAGGGGATAAATATAGACCCCATTCTCCATAATGCAGGAGTGAAGGTAGGGCAAACATTTTATAAAAAATTAGAAGGCCAGGACATTAATGACCTTGTCAGGAATCTGGCATCATTCTGGGAAACCAATAAACTGGGAAACATTGAAATTAAAAGCATGAACCCCATTATTATACAGGCCTATGACTGTTTTGAATGTGAAGATCTTCCACAGCTGGGAAGACCCGTCTGTGCCTTTGATTCAGGATTACTGGAAGGTATTTTTTCCAATTACTACGGTCAGAAAGTTGAAGCCGAGGAAACCAAATGTTACGCCCAGGGAGATGACTTCTGCCAGTTTGTGATTAAGCCTCAAAAAACTGATGCTTAA
- a CDS encoding precorrin-2 C20-methyltransferase (PFAM: Tetrapyrrole (Corrin/Porphyrin) Methylases~TIGRFAM: precorrin-2 C20-methyltransferase), translated as MNINKGKLIGIGVGPGDPELLTVKAVKTLESVPVICSPKSSPEKPSVALSIVQGILDGRGDEYETIEPLFPMIEDKKALKSYWNGAAQLITQKLDEGLDVSFITLGDPSIYSTFSYVAQIIGNQGYSVEMIPGITSFTGCAASAGITLGEKDEIILVVPKVDERLEELLKHADTAVVMKTSRHSLMLEELVCKDPRDKKVVSVQNCGMDDEEVFEGFANKGKYLSTTIVKFNDRGGCE; from the coding sequence ATGAATATAAATAAAGGCAAACTCATTGGTATTGGAGTGGGTCCCGGGGACCCGGAACTCCTCACAGTTAAGGCAGTAAAGACTCTGGAAAGCGTTCCAGTAATCTGCTCTCCTAAATCCTCCCCGGAAAAACCCAGTGTGGCACTTTCCATTGTTCAGGGAATTCTGGATGGTCGTGGTGATGAATACGAAACTATTGAACCATTATTTCCCATGATTGAGGATAAAAAGGCCCTTAAAAGTTACTGGAATGGTGCTGCACAGTTGATTACTCAAAAATTAGATGAAGGTCTGGATGTTTCATTCATCACACTGGGAGACCCTTCAATCTACAGCACTTTTTCCTATGTTGCCCAGATAATTGGAAACCAGGGTTACTCTGTGGAAATGATACCGGGAATAACCTCATTTACAGGTTGCGCTGCCAGTGCAGGTATTACACTGGGTGAAAAGGATGAAATAATCCTGGTGGTACCCAAGGTTGATGAACGGCTGGAAGAGTTATTAAAACACGCCGATACTGCAGTGGTTATGAAAACATCACGCCACTCCCTGATGCTGGAAGAACTTGTTTGTAAGGATCCAAGGGATAAAAAGGTTGTCTCGGTTCAAAACTGTGGTATGGATGATGAAGAGGTATTTGAAGGTTTTGCAAATAAGGGTAAATACCTCTCCACAACCATAGTTAAATTCAATGACCGTGGGGGCTGTGAATAA
- a CDS encoding hypothetical protein (PFAM: Protein of unknown function (DUF447)), which yields MLDLYALNMEKGLHYEGIVTTRNEDGTPHAAPMGIICKGPDQVVLRLHEGSHTIANVKRDKKFYVNLSRDPLLFTYSLIGGPSDLEFVEESHGFSLKNADASFFGEAHHEKEIIKKNDAMGENITSMFHSHVKDIKQEKKESEPLSRAICGVLEALVNLSRVRRVPHEKKMEYAERLKEISRVVNHVGGPRHKQAMELIKKEFEIRIKG from the coding sequence ATGCTAGATTTATACGCACTGAACATGGAAAAAGGCCTCCACTACGAGGGCATTGTAACCACCCGTAATGAAGACGGAACACCTCATGCTGCTCCTATGGGAATAATCTGTAAAGGCCCGGACCAGGTGGTTCTCAGGCTCCACGAGGGGTCACATACCATAGCCAATGTAAAACGGGACAAAAAGTTCTATGTTAATTTATCCAGGGATCCGCTCCTTTTCACCTATTCACTTATCGGTGGCCCTTCAGACCTGGAATTTGTGGAAGAATCCCATGGATTTTCCCTGAAAAATGCAGATGCATCATTCTTTGGTGAAGCACACCATGAGAAGGAAATAATAAAGAAAAATGATGCCATGGGTGAAAATATCACCAGCATGTTCCACTCCCATGTTAAGGACATAAAACAGGAAAAGAAAGAATCGGAACCACTGAGCCGGGCAATATGTGGAGTACTTGAAGCGCTGGTGAATCTGAGCAGGGTTAGACGGGTCCCTCACGAGAAAAAAATGGAATATGCTGAAAGGCTGAAAGAAATATCCAGGGTAGTAAACCATGTGGGAGGGCCACGCCATAAACAGGCAATGGAACTCATAAAAAAAGAATTTGAAATCAGAATCAAAGGATAA